A single Limanda limanda chromosome 19, fLimLim1.1, whole genome shotgun sequence DNA region contains:
- the med10 gene encoding mediator of RNA polymerase II transcription subunit 10 has protein sequence MAEKFDNLEEHLEKFIENIRQLGIIVSDFQPSSQAGLNQKLNFVISGLQDIEKCRQQLHEINVPLEVFEYIDQGRNPQLYTKECLERALARNEQVKGKIDTMTKFKSLLISELSKVFPEDMSKYKAIHGEDAPS, from the exons ATGGCGGAGAAATTTGACAACCTGGAGGAGCACCTGGAAAAATTCATCGAGAATATCCGACAGCTGGGAATCATCGTCAGCGACTTCCAGCCCAGCAGCCAGGCAGGACTCAACCAGAAGCT gAACTTCGTGATCTCCGGGCTCCAGGACATCGAGAAGTGCCGCCAGCAGCTCCATGAGATCAACGTCCCGCTGGAGGTCTTCGA aTACATCGACCAAGGTCGGAACCCTCAGCTGTACACCAAGGAATGTCTGGAGAGAGCGTTGGCCCGGAACGAGCAGGTCAAAGGGAAGATTGACACTATGACG AAATTCAAGAGCCTTCTAATCTCAGAGCTCAGCAAGGTTTTTCCAGAGGATATGTCCAAGTATAAGGCTATACATGGAGAGGACGCCCCCTCCTAG
- the ube2ql1 gene encoding ubiquitin-conjugating enzyme E2Q-like protein 1 has protein sequence MKELQEIRRLGDNFITVELVEDNLYDWNVKLHQVDKDSALWQDMKETCTEFILLNVTFPDNFPFSPPFMRVLTPRLENGYVLDGGAICMELLTPRGWSSAYTVEAVMRQFAASLVKGQGRICRKAGKSKKAFSRKEAEATFKSLVKTHEKYGWVSPPVSDG, from the exons atgaaggagctgcaggagatcCGGAGGCTAGGGGACAACTTCATCAcggtggagctggtggaggacaACCTGTACGACTGGAACGTCAAGCTGCACCAGGTGGACAAGGACTCGGCGCTGTGGCAGGACATGAAGGAGACGTGCACCGAGTTCATCCTGCTCAACGTCACCTTCCCCGACAATTTCCCCTTCTCGCCGCCCTTCATGCGGGTGCTGACGCCCCGGCTGGAGAACGGCTACGTGCTGGACGGAGGGGCCATCTGCATGGAGCTGCTGACCCCCCGCGGGTGGTCCAGCGCCTACACGGTGGAGGCGGTCATGAGGCAGTTTGCGGCCAGCCTCGTAAAAGGACAG GGACGCATATGTAGGAAAGCAGGAAAGTCCAAGAAAGCGTTCAGCCGTAAGGAAGCCGAGGCCACCTTCAAGTCCCTGGTGAAGACCCACGAGAAATACGGCTGGGTGTCTCCGCCCGTGTCCGACGGCTGA